A section of the Thermodesulfobacteriota bacterium genome encodes:
- a CDS encoding nucleotidyltransferase family protein, whose amino-acid sequence MHEKINAYELAGLKIHMQDMPEVLEKAIDKAFSLSRIESIDIDVTLRGKILEDNSFFKEMPLFISRKFQEISAGDDPMFLSRPDGKFALLAKGKESSSYAVCYPPFINIEMCCQKLTKISTPLIFQSVLIPVIGELLLKKGKLLMHAGCVGTPERDGILLLADSGGGKTTTAFSMAREGFSLISDDLVVASPTGNGIIFESIREKMNVSKKTIEFFPELSFLKKLLKQSREAKIPVDPREIFRPSRVIDFVRASAIIIVKIGKNGPKLVPVTGSAMLNPLLKSNTFARSESIAEKRIECVWRLLDQTIPYELVTGFDPDYLGRWMADKAATGSFGNPSASLLKTDNSEKLGRKKRSFTLKKAYHLSVAEKQFLLQTMLRHALDNVKVDKETLERFFDQATSPEFFSWMKYHRIEIILLKWLSGLNEDILQDITIDYKSKITEAVAHSIQMQSTAKKILSKLEKNGISAILLRGPGLALKYYPGTFLRYFRDVDIIVRREDLKTAEKILYNLGFCFEGEKDYWNKRGEWPFTDGRVTVELHWDAYPAICLKMYQSTNFWEETETIELDGFPIQSLSVNHLLLSSCLHFSWEHKLDRLVRLVDIRQIVKIDNDKIDWDWVVDFSLKSFQGFAAGQGFRFARELVGADIPDVVLSKLKANGFAEKIAYNVFPPKFLLSTPGRNSRFRRIIFYEILKNMKRISSN is encoded by the coding sequence TTTTAGTTTGAGCCGAATTGAATCTATAGATATTGATGTTACGCTAAGGGGGAAAATTTTAGAAGATAATTCTTTTTTTAAAGAAATGCCCTTATTCATCAGTCGTAAATTTCAGGAAATAAGCGCAGGTGATGATCCTATGTTTTTATCCCGACCGGATGGAAAATTTGCATTGCTGGCCAAAGGAAAGGAGAGCTCATCTTACGCTGTATGCTATCCGCCTTTTATAAATATTGAAATGTGTTGCCAGAAACTGACGAAAATATCGACACCCCTTATTTTCCAATCAGTGCTTATTCCCGTTATTGGTGAACTGTTGCTGAAAAAGGGAAAATTACTCATGCATGCAGGTTGCGTTGGAACTCCCGAACGGGATGGGATATTACTTTTGGCCGACAGTGGAGGTGGAAAAACCACCACCGCCTTTTCCATGGCAAGAGAAGGTTTTAGCCTAATATCCGATGACCTTGTGGTGGCATCTCCGACAGGCAATGGTATTATTTTTGAATCCATTCGAGAGAAAATGAATGTTTCAAAAAAAACCATCGAATTTTTTCCTGAATTATCTTTCCTGAAAAAACTCTTAAAACAGAGCAGGGAAGCAAAAATACCGGTTGATCCCAGAGAAATATTTAGGCCAAGCCGTGTAATTGATTTTGTGCGTGCTTCAGCAATTATTATTGTTAAAATTGGAAAAAACGGGCCGAAGCTTGTACCTGTTACCGGCAGCGCTATGTTAAACCCATTATTAAAAAGCAATACCTTTGCTCGTAGTGAATCAATAGCGGAAAAAAGAATTGAATGCGTTTGGCGCCTTCTGGATCAGACAATTCCATATGAACTGGTAACCGGATTTGATCCGGATTATTTGGGCAGATGGATGGCGGATAAAGCAGCAACCGGAAGTTTTGGAAATCCATCTGCATCACTTTTAAAGACGGATAACAGTGAAAAACTCGGTAGAAAAAAGAGAAGCTTTACTTTAAAAAAAGCATATCATTTATCCGTTGCCGAAAAACAATTCTTATTGCAGACCATGCTAAGGCATGCTCTTGATAATGTTAAGGTTGACAAGGAAACGTTAGAACGTTTTTTTGATCAAGCAACTTCACCAGAATTTTTCTCATGGATGAAGTACCATCGAATTGAAATCATTTTACTGAAATGGCTTTCCGGTCTGAATGAAGATATTCTGCAGGATATAACGATTGATTACAAATCGAAAATAACCGAGGCTGTTGCTCATTCTATTCAAATGCAATCCACAGCCAAAAAAATATTAAGTAAACTGGAGAAAAACGGAATATCGGCTATTCTGCTTCGTGGTCCGGGACTGGCTTTAAAATATTACCCGGGAACATTTTTGAGATATTTCAGGGATGTTGATATAATCGTTAGACGTGAAGACCTGAAAACTGCAGAAAAAATACTTTATAATCTCGGGTTTTGTTTTGAAGGTGAGAAAGATTATTGGAATAAAAGGGGTGAGTGGCCTTTTACGGATGGCCGGGTAACCGTCGAATTGCACTGGGATGCATACCCGGCTATCTGTCTAAAAATGTACCAGTCGACAAATTTTTGGGAAGAAACAGAAACCATTGAATTAGATGGTTTTCCAATACAAAGTTTGTCAGTGAATCATTTGCTTCTTTCATCATGTCTGCATTTCTCATGGGAACATAAACTTGACCGTCTGGTTCGGCTTGTTGATATCAGACAGATCGTTAAAATTGATAACGATAAGATTGACTGGGACTGGGTTGTCGATTTTTCGCTTAAGAGTTTTCAAGGATTTGCTGCAGGACAGGGGTTTCGATTTGCCAGAGAACTGGTTGGTGCTGATATTCCTGATGTGGTTTTAAGCAAGCTTAAAGCAAATGGTTTCGCAGAAAAAATCGCTTATAATGTCTTTCCGCCGAAATTTCTATTATCAACGCCGGGGCGAAACAGCCGATTTAGACGGATTATTTTCTATGAAATATTAAAAAATATGAAAAGGATAAGTTCTAATTAG